The DNA segment gctggagagaatcacaacactgtcatagaatcacatcactgctggagagaatcacaacACTGCTGGAAAGAATAACAttactgctggagagaatcacatcactgtcatagaatcacatcactgctggagagaatcacatcactgctggagagaatcacatcactgtcacagaatcacattactgctggagagaatcacaacACTGCTGGTGATAATCATATCACTGTCATtaaatcacatcactgctggaaaGAATCATATCACTGtcagagaatcacatcactgctggagagaatcacatcactgttatagaatcacatcactgtcacagaatcacatcactgctggagagaatcacaacACTGCTGGTGATAATCATATCACTGTCAttagaatcacatcactgctggaaagaatcacatcactgctggagagaatcacatcactgtcacagaatcacattactgctggagagaatcacaacACTGCTGGTGATAATCATATCACTGTCAttagaatcacatcactgctggaaaGAATCATATCACTGTCacagaatcacatcactgctggagagaatcacatcactgttatagaatcacatcactgtcaCAGAATCACATCACTGTTGGAGAGTATCACAACACTGCTGGTGATAATCACATCACTGTCATtaaatcacatcactgctggagagaatcacatcactgtcatagaatcacatcactgctggaaaGAATTATATCACTGTcatagaatcacatcactgctggagagaatcatatcactgctggagagaatcacatcactgtcatagaatcacatcactgctggagagaatcacatcactgctggagagaatcacatcactgtcatagaatcacatcactgctggagagaatcacatcactgctggagagatGCTGGAGAGAATCAtatcactgctggagagaatcacatcactgctggagagaatcacaacactgtcatagaatcacattactgctggagagaatcatatcactgctggagagaatcacaacactgtcatagaatcacattactgctggagagaatcacatcactgtcatagaatcacattactgctggagagaatcatatcactgctggagagaatcacaacactgtcatagaatcacattactgctggagagaatcacatcactgctggagagaatcacaacactgtcatagaatcacattactgctggagagaatcataTCACTGCTGGAAGGAGAAACACAATCACTGtcagagaatcacatcactgctggagaaTCACATGCTGAAGAGAATCAAATGACTTTCAGAGAATCACAGAAGATGCAGGAAAATCATCAGCAGCAGGACATGAGGACATTCTGCGCACAATATTTTACAGTCCCACAAATGTGATATCTGGTATGTGAGTGTATATGAGTGTTTATTCTGCAGAGTTCATTCAGTTTTTATAGCTGCAAGAGATGCACCAAGTAGAGGAATCAGAAACGTGTTTCCAAGGGAACAGAGCTCATCGTCATGACAGTTCTCCCACGAGTTACTGCGGGAGGAACCAGAACACGCAACACATCCTCACACTTCTGATTTTAGGATAGAATAGAATGTTTATCTATTGCAATGTGAACAGGGTTGATAGAAATGTTTCCAGAGGTAATTACTCTGGCAGACAAGAGGAGCTGACTCGGAAACAGTTGATGCGttaaaaacacactgacaaactGCAGATCTGATCACACATGAGGAGGTGAATTCTCATTAAGACAGAAATAATACAGACTACTGCAGTGATTCAGTTTACAAAACATGACGGACAACTCCTTTACCAAGAAAATACTGTGctgaaagtcaacatgaaagatAATTCACAACCGATTTTATTTCCATAATGTGACAATTTTACAAGTGCAACAGGATATTcagcgagagagagaaatgtagggcaggacttgattaGATGGTGTAAAGCATCTCTATTTGACAGATGGTcagctgaaaagttgttttagaggtggagcaagttattatattttgatgaaatattactAAGACAAACTTCTGTttctttgaaataatgtgcactgatgaatcatttaCAGTAAGATCAGGAACATGTATTGAAGTCACATCTGTTAAAGAAATCCTGTGCTTTACATTTACAGAGTACAGAATTTTCCTCTGtgattaaatttgttttattaataactgAGCACAATCATCTGTTTGACAAGCCATTTTTCTACTCAGTGTCTGGTAGGCCTGCTAAAATGACCAGATTCTGATACAGGGCTGGTGAAAGCTATCGCCTTCTGCCATTGAATAAGAGCACATATACCGTATATACAGTACCTGCTGCAACACTGTCTCCACATCCACAACTTAAAACACCGCAGTGACACATCTAAacacatttatgacatttaaatgtgAACTATATATCGTTCATAATGTACACAAATCTCTGAGGCTTTCCCTAGCCGGGTCACATGCTGCATTTACATTTGATCTCAAATgatcaaatcaaaaacaaaactactAATTAAAAGGCAGTGGTTAAAATGATCTCTGCAATcactaaacaattaaataaaaacgtGGTGTACAAacggcaaaaaaacaaaatattcaaaatatgacCTGAAAATCCTTTGTTGAAGGACATTTAACCTCTTCATAAGAGATGTGTTAAacagcaggagtaaagacctcaCCTGAATGACAGAAGACCTTCATTTACAGATACTTTATATCACTgtataaaatctagtgatcaAAGTGTAACGTTAAATCATCAAACACCCTTGAAGCTTAATACAGTGACAAAACACTAAAGCTCACAAATATGATTTTGAATTAGATTTCAAAGATACCATCTTCACGcagttgcttaataattagtgatttgtgttacaacataCGGCAAAGATGGTAAACATATCATAGATACTAATGATTTCTTTCTAGAGCGGTTTTGTAGCTTATTATAATGGCTCTTATTTTtgagtatctctgctgtgtgtgatgctctcatatttgatagtgacaacagaactattcataactgttttcaattcaaataaatgttagcatttcacaatttctgtaaattgaatgtaatttttgtggggcataaacatattcCCAGGGGCCATGATTTCCGAGGCCCCAAGCAAACGTCCAGCCGGGGGCCTCCTTTCGGCGTACAACCGGGAGAAATtacatgtaattaaattaatgaatgcatgttttccacagtttttcctctaaatgaacacaaggaagaatgatattaaatttaatataataaatataatttatctgcaccaatacagtaataaaaaagctatttttacctacatatatttttacaaaacattatttgtaaattaaacttcacttatattttggaacccagatgaatattatttattattgtctaACCaagtttattattgtaatatgatactgaattgttattattttgtggatttgttttatacaacagtattatatttctgttgtatttacttcgcctggagcttttattttgactgacAAACTCTATTTTTCTGTTTCCTCATTGCAAATCTGGTGAAACGCtgttttgtataataactttaagcggcaccaaatgtttggaattgcgtgaaCGGATGCACCTGCAGCATTTTACCTTCATAATGCACGTGAACCGCTCACAGACGGCTGAAAACAGCATATTTGTACGTGAACACAGAACAGCGCGTTGCTCGTCACCACTTGAGCATTTTGCGCAGCTTTCCGACCGGAAAATGTCCCCATGCGATTGCGTGGTTAGCGTGGTGGTTAACACTGCTACTGCATAtgactgcagcatataacttgcaaaagtgtggcaaagggcgctttaaaaagaaaaatcggTTATCGGATTGGTATCGGCCGATTACTGTGTTAAAATATCGGTGATCGGCCTCAATTGTTCTGATCTATGTACCACTAAAAGATACAAATTTAAAATTCCTAATGAATGCTGGACCTTTTATTAATTTAAGAGTCAAAGACAGCGAACATTAACCACAAAACAATAAAGTCTGTACACAATCCAAATACAGAGTATCTTTTATGTGTGTCTTGCTATTAAAAGCAGAATGATGTGTGAGATCCACAAACGCACACAGACACAGTTAAGTGACGACGACTCATTCCTGTCTAATTAAGAGACTCGTTTAAACTGTGATCACTGGGTGAACTGCGACTCATGTTGGACAGACTGGCCATCAGTGTTTTGACTTTATGAGCATAATAATTCCTCAGATTCATGGACGGAGCCTCTTTCATTCCCCCGTCGAAGTCGCAGGTCCTCATAATGACCTCCAACTGTTTCTGTCTCTTATAGAACAGAGAAAACTTATTAAATATCAAAGTGATCGGAAGCACTACGACTAATATTCCGGCGAGGATGCAAGCCGAGGCTGTGAGTTTTCCTGCGACGGAGTCAGGAACCACGTCTCCGTAGCCTACAGTGGTCATGCTCACCGTTGCCCACCACCAGCTGGCCGGAATGGTGCTCAATCCCTCGTTGTCCTCTTTCTCGACGGTGTAGGCCATGACGGAGAAAAACGACACTCCGACGGCCAAGTACAGCAACAGCAGGCCGATCTCTTTATAGCTGTTTTTGAGTGTGGCGCCGAGAGACCGCAGGCCCGTGGAGTGACGAACCAGCTTCAGGATGCGAAAGATTCTCATCAGTCTCAACACCTGAGCGACTCGACCCAGGTTGGCCAGTGCCGGGCTGCTCTCTGCCACCAGGTTAATCATCAAGGTGAGGTAAAACGGTAAGATGGACACCAGGTCGATCAGGTTAAGTGGGTGTTCGAAGAAGTGGAGAAGGTCTGGTGCTACAGCGAATCGGGCCACCAGTTCGAACGTGAACCAGCCTATTCCCAAATGTTCCATGGTCTCGAAGCGAGGGTCCTCACGCGGGCTGCCGTCGCCGTCCAGGAGCGTGAACTCGTTCATGCTGTTCATACACATGGTGGCGATGGAGCCCAACACGACCAGAATGGAGAAAATACTGATGACCCGGCTGGGGAGGGAATATCCCGGATTGTCCAACATCAACCAGATCCTGCGTCGGATGCTCCCAAGTGGCTGCTTGTCAAATTTACCGGCATCATTGTAAAATTCCAAGATCTCATCGAAAGAGGAAGTCGTGCTGCCCTCTTCACTCTTGTCGTCCCAGTCCATCGGCTCGGGCTCCATCTTACGGCAGTGGTAAGTGCTGCTGCAACAAGAGTCGATGAAGAACTCGTTGATGCCCCAATACTCGATTTCTTGGCTGAAAGAAAAAATGCATAGTTCACCCATGACGTGTAGCCTTCCTgtgttgtaaaaatgtaaaacataaggAAAGAGCGCTGGATTCCGGTCAAAGTAAAACTCCTTTTCAGAATCATCGTAATCGTCACACAACTCAAGAATGGATTCTTTGGAGCGACACAGCAGCAAGCGCGCGAGTCTTGTCTCGGGGAAGCGAGATAGTCTCTTTGACAGAAGTCGTCGCCTGAAGCCTCCCACGTTGATTTGAATAGCGCCCTCCTCTGGAGCAGAAGAGCTCTGTCCTGTCATGACtgttcagtaaatgttaaaaaagcCAATCTGTAGAAATGAGTTTCTGAGATGGCATGGCTCTGGTGAGATGAGGGATGGAAATACACTCACGTCGTTGGGAAAGCAGCATCAATGTTGTTCTCTCACGAGACTGTGCAGCTTTTCATCTGTCTCAAAAGAAACAACATCATGTCACATTACAAGCTTTCATGAATCACATAGTGCTCGATGAATCCCGGGGAAACTGAGTCTGTACTGCGTTTAATCCATGCTAAGCTCTTTAAATGTCGTTTCTTCAGCTGTTATTCATGTGTGAGGCGATTTATATCGTTAAAAACTCACCGCGATATTCCCGCCTTTCACGCGACAcgcgtacagctgcaggcgcgcGCACGACGCTGAATCAAGCGAGTAACGAGGTCAAAGAGGAAATTGACGATTTTGTCCCCAAAATGCTCCTTAAGAGCTCCTGAAAGCATCCGACAGTGTGCCAATGAACCCTCATTTGCTCTGAATATACAAAGACGTGAGAGAGAAAACATCCTCAAGATGATGGGCGTGTATCATCGCAGTTTCCTTCACTTCCGCTGATTTTAAGACATTTCGCATAAATTACAGCGTCAAAATATTGATCTAAAGCACATTGATGACATGCGTGATCTTAACCCATCATCTCAGTCAGCAATAAATTCCTCATAAAATTTGTCCTAGTGTTGAGCTGTCATTTTCAAGAGGGTTTTGTGTCATTTTGGGCTTGTAGTTTTTATGTAAAACGTCCCTTTTAAACTGTACAGAGAAGATCTTAACCTGGTGTTTCAAGTGATCAAACATCACCATTTGTTGAAGAAGACCTCAAAAAGCTCAATACAGTTCCCCAGGATGCAGAACGATCAggacacatttcagaatgtcACTTTGTCTGGAAACAATATACTGTTAAACAACAGTGCACAACGAATATGATAAGAGATGGAAGTTCATTGACAGTAACTACAATCATTTGACAGTGATATTTCTCATAGACAATACTTTTCTTTGAGCGATGAACAGttttggtttgatgttttgttgaCCAGCAGAGGAGTTTGCAAATGTTTTAATCCAGATAGCGCACATACATCTCCgggatgtctgtttaagagcgtttcatctggaaagcatcacaatctaattaacatctgctaaacatcttaaaaagatcagatttacaaacattctacatcatacacatctcaaatacatctgctgaatgtcttattgacatccaagaggaaacgtcttatagacgtatagCAGATGAGCAAACATCCTAAAAaagacgtcttccagatgtaaacacacacatcaaatagacgtctggcaGATGTATGTATGCTATCAGGGGACATGCTACCTAAAACCTAAACCATCACGATCACAAtgaaacacaatcacacacatacaacatCACCTAGACGTCTACTTATGTgcatgtttacatctggaagatgtatattttatgttttggtaatctgcaatacgtctatctGACATATGttaataagtatgtctcggatatTAATAAgatattcagcagatgtctttcaGACATttctgatttagaatgtttgtaaatctgatctttttaagatgtttagcagatgttaattagattgtgatgctttccagatcaaaatatctaaaacagacagcttggagatgtacgtgtgctatctgggcacacatacacacacacacacacactctcacacacacacacacacacacacacacacacatacacatatatacacatgcatacacacactcacacacacacacacacacatacacacacacacacacacacacacacacacacatatatacacatgcatacacacactcacacacacacacacacacacacacatacactcacacacactcactcacacacacacacactcacacatacacacacacacacactcacacatacacacacacacactcagtacgtCATCATGCAAGTATGTGGTGTAATGTTAGAGAATAGATGTACTGTCCGTCCACTGACTCCGCCtgaaactcacacacactcacagaacaCTATTGTCCTTCACTGCACAAAGAGTTCTGTaagcgcacacacatacacacacacacacacagtcagactCAGTCCAGCTTTACAGAAGAGTCCAGCACTGTCTCATTCCTGTACCAGAATCCTGTATGTATTTCTTCTCATAATTGTTGTTAAATCTGCTGCTGTTATAATTCTTAATCACAATTGTATACTGTAGCTTTACACTTCATGCGGGCCTGTTCTATGGTGGTTTATCGTCAGTGTTGTAAACAGTCAGATTGTCCCTTTAGCTTTTGTTTTGTAAGATTGTTGGTGTTTGACAAGAAGAAGTGGAATAGTGTCCAACATTCTGCTGTAATACCGAGTCCTGCATGAGATATGTCAGTGATCAATGAAGTTCTGTTTAAACTGAAGTCTAACAACATCCTGCAGTCAGAAATATGAACATACACACATGGATGTGTTGAACTTATGTGTGTTGTTCTTTTTgccagtgtgtttgtgagtgtggttTTCTCCACTCTCTTTACATGCCTTGTGAGAACTACAGGTGAAGATCCAGCATGGAGGTACAATAATAACCATTTTAGGCTCAAACACTGCGACTACGACCTCTAACCTGAAGCTAAACACGCAGTAACTACAGTCTATACTCTCTCTAATACAGTCATTATTAAAACTACTTTGTAAAAAATGCTTCATAACACAGACTACAGATCTTATCTAATCTGAATCTTATTTAGTACTATCACAACTACAGCTCTAAATCTGTGTAATCCACACTACAATCTCTAATGTGAACACTTTAAATCTAAATTAATACAGTGAAGTCTCAATGAAACAATCCATCACATCTAAAGACAGATTTAGTAATATTAATCGCAGCTCACGTGTGATAATTATTACAACAATCAACAAATCAACAAGACAAAACTGTCAGGGTGAGTTTCCCAAAACTAGCATGACTGCTTTCCTTTTGATCAAACAAGCTgtttgttaaaggtatagttcacccaaaaatgaacattctctcatcatttactcaccctcatgccatcccagatgtgtatgactttctttcttcgtaTAAAAGTAATGCACACATGAGCCAAGGGCCATCTGTCAGTGTAGAACTAATAAATAATAAGGACattgtttataaatataataaacagactTTGCCTCTTAAAATGGTCTTGCTGAATGCAGACAACACAACTGAAGCTGCTGTCACTCTCACACGGGAGACTGTAAATACACAGTCACATGAAAAAATGTCACACTTCGCTGAGGAAAGTTCATGTTTGGTGAACTCTGTCCTGCAAATTCGGATAGAAGACAAAAACGTCacacgctgacctcttggctcaacaCAAAGAATACATGTTTCAATGCTGCGTGTTTGTATTATTGGAGGAAAATGAGTAGatgatatattttaacattttgaatagaatattatttattatttgtgatttattaattattaattattaaaaccagaagccctcatGCATGACGTCATATCCTGGTCCCTTACGgtgtctgaaataattttgcatactCATCCCTTAAGAGTGTGGACACATGTTTGACTGAACACATTCTCTGTCATAAACACACAGTTATTAAACTGATGAAATGTATTTAGTAATACTGTAtcacataattaaaataataaatatcctAGTTTATGTTGTCAGTTATATGAGGACAGTGCTGAGTTTGGTTACTTAGCGTGTTTGTTTTGCCACAGTGCGCTTTCTTGTTGAGTTCCGAACCGCATACTTCTTTAACCAACAAAACGGAGTATGGAATGATGGACACTTCATGCAttatgcatagtgtataatgtaagtgcacagtgtataatgcaagtgcatagtgtataatgtaagtgcatagtgtataatttaagtgcatagtgtataatgtaagtgcatagtgtataatgtaagtgcatagtataatgtaagtgcatagtgtataatacaagtgcatagtgtataatgtaagtgcctagtataatgtaagtgcatagtgtataatgtaagtgcatagtgtataatacaagtgcatagtgtataatgtaagtgcctagtataatgtaagtgcatagtgtataatgtaagtgcatagtgtataatgtaagcgcatagtgtataatgtaagtgcatagtgtataatgtaagtgcatagtgtataatacaagtgcatagtgtataatgtaagtgcctagtataatgtaagtgcctagtataatgtaagtgcatagtgtataatgtaagtgcatagtgtataatgtaagtgcatagtgtataatgcaagtgcatagtgtaaggtaagtgcatagtataatgtaagtgcctagtataatgtaagtgcatagtgtataatgcaagtgcatagtgtataatgtaagtgcatagtgtataatgcaaGTGCATAGTGTAAGGTAAGTGCATAGTATAATAGTGCCTAGTATAATGTAAGCGCCTAGTATAAtgcaagtgcatagtgtataatgtaagtgccaagtataatgtaagtgcatagtgtataatgcaaGTGCATAATGTAAGGTAAGTGCATAGTCTAATGTAAGCGCCTAGTATAAtgcaagtgcatagtgtataatgtaagtgccaagtataatgtaagtgcatagtgtataatgcaaGTACATAGTGTAAGGTAAGTGcatagtataatgtaagtgcctagtataatgtaagtgcatagtgtaatgTAAATCCATAGTGTATAATGCAAGTGCATAgtgtaatgtaagtgcatagtgtgtaataaaagtgcatagtgtataatgtaagtgcataatGTGTAATAAAAGTGcctagtgtataatgtaagtgcatagtataatgtaagtgcctaGTGTAATGAAAGTGCAtcgtgtataatgtaagtgcatagtataatgtaagtgcatagtgtataatgtaagtgcatagtataatgtaagtgcatcgtGTATAATGTAAATGCATAGTATAAtgcaagtgcatagtgtataatgtaagtgcctagtataatgtaagtgcatagtgtataatgtaagtgcatagtataatgtaagtgcatagtgtataatgtaagtgcatagtataatgtaagtgcatcgtGTATAATGTAAATGCATAGTATAAtgcaagtgcatagtgtataaagTAAGTGCCTAGTATAATGTAAAtccatagtgtataatgtaagtgcatagtgtataatgcaagtgcatagtgtaatgtaagtgcatagtgtataatgtaagtgcctagtataatgtaagtgcatagtgtaatgTAAGTGCATCGTGTATAATGTAAATGcatagtataatgtaagtgcatagtgtataatgtaagtgcatagtataatgtaagtgcatagtgtataatgtaagcacctagtataatgtaagtgcctaGTGTAAcaaaagtgcatagtgtataatgtaagtgcatagtgtataatgttaaTGCATAgcataatgtaagtgcatagtgtataatgtaagtgcatagtataatgtaagtgcatcgtGTATAATGTAAATGCATAGTATAAtgcaagtgcatagtgtataatgtaagtgcctagtataatgtaagtgcatagtgtaatgTAAATCCATAGTGTATAATGCAAGTGCATAgtgtaatgtaagtgcatagtgtgtaataaaagtgcatagtgtataatgtaagtgcatagtgtgtaATAAAAGTGcctagtgtataatgtaagtgcatagtataatgtaagtgcctaGTGTAATGAAAGTGCAtcgtgtataatgtaagtgcatagtataatgtaagtgcagagtgtataatgtaagtgcatagtataatgtaagtgcatcgtGTATAATGTAAATGCATAGTATAAtgcaagtgcatagtgtataatgtaagtgcctagtataatgtaagtgcatagtgtaatgtaaatccatagtgtataatgtaaatccatagtgtataatgtaagtgcatagtgtataatgcaagtgcatagtgtaatgtaagtgcatagtgtataatgtaagtgcctagtataatgtaagtgcatagtgtaatgTAAGTGCATCGTGTATAATGTAAATGcatagtataatgtaagtgcatagtgtataatgtaagtgcatagtataatgtaagtgcatagtgtataatgtaagcacctagtataatgtaagtgcctaGTGTAAtaaaagtgcatagtgtataatgtaagtgcctagtataatgtaaatccatagtgtataatgtaagtgcatagtgtataatgcaagtgcatagtgtaatgtaagtgcatagtgtataatgtaagtgcctagtataatgtaagtgcatagtgtaatgTAAGTGCATCGTGTATAATGTAAATGcatagtataatgtaagtgcatagtgtataatgtaagtgcatagtataatgtaagtgcatagtgtataatgtaagcacctagtataatgtaagtgcctaGTGTAAcaaaagtgcatagtgtataatgtaagtgcatagtgtataatgttaaTGCATAgcataatgtaagtgcatagtgtataatgtaagtgcatagtataatgtaagtgcatcgtGTATAATGTAAATGCATAGTATAAtgcaagtgcatagtgtataatgtaagtgcctagtataatgtaagtgcatagtgtaatgTAAATCCATAGTGTATAATGCAAGTGCATAgtgtaatgtaagtgcatagtgtgtaataaaagtgcatagtgtataatgtaagtgcatagtgtgtaATAAAAGTGcctagtgtataatgtaagtgcatagtataatgtaagtgcctaGTGTAATGAAAGTGCAtcgtgtataatgtaagtgcatagtataatgtaagtgcagagtgtataatgtaagtgcatagtataatgtaagtgcatcgtGTATAATGTAAATGCATAGTATAAtgcaagtgcatagtgtataatgtaagtgcctagtataatgtaagtgcatagt comes from the Myxocyprinus asiaticus isolate MX2 ecotype Aquarium Trade chromosome 15, UBuf_Myxa_2, whole genome shotgun sequence genome and includes:
- the LOC127453143 gene encoding potassium voltage-gated channel subfamily S member 2-like, with product MTGQSSSAPEEGAIQINVGGFRRRLLSKRLSRFPETRLARLLLCRSKESILELCDDYDDSEKEFYFDRNPALFPYVLHFYNTGRLHVMGELCIFSFSQEIEYWGINEFFIDSCCSSTYHCRKMEPEPMDWDDKSEEGSTTSSFDEILEFYNDAGKFDKQPLGSIRRRIWLMLDNPGYSLPSRVISIFSILVVLGSIATMCMNSMNEFTLLDGDGSPREDPRFETMEHLGIGWFTFELVARFAVAPDLLHFFEHPLNLIDLVSILPFYLTLMINLVAESSPALANLGRVAQVLRLMRIFRILKLVRHSTGLRSLGATLKNSYKEIGLLLLYLAVGVSFFSVMAYTVEKEDNEGLSTIPASWWWATVSMTTVGYGDVVPDSVAGKLTASACILAGILVVVLPITLIFNKFSLFYKRQKQLEVIMRTCDFDGGMKEAPSMNLRNYYAHKVKTLMASLSNMSRSSPSDHSLNESLN